In the genome of Bufo bufo chromosome 9, aBufBuf1.1, whole genome shotgun sequence, the window AATTCATGAAAAACTTACATTGTGCCAGATTCTGGGTGAGTCTAATACACTGGAGTCACCCGTGTGCCTGTCTAATAAATTTGAGGCTATTGTACAGAAATACACTTTGACTGATAAAGATGCATGCTCTCTTCTAAGGGCTTGGGTACCAGCACCTCTAGCAGCCCAGGTATCTGCATATGAGAATGACAACTTAGATGCAGAGGGAAGGATGAAAGAACTGCAGCGTGTGTTAAAGAGTCGTGATGATAGAGGGATAAATGCGTTACAAAGAATGAGATTTAGAAGAGGAGATGACCCTAtattgttctgtaaccaatatctTTCACTGTACAGAAGTGTGTATAACTGCCCTGATATGTCTGCTGATGATTCAGGCTTCATATACTCAATGGCCAATATATGTTATGTGAACTATCCTAATAGGATTGCCCTCAGAAATGCCAATTTATACCAGAGCTTTATCAATATACTTAGAGACTGGTGTGAAGAATCCAGTGATGGTTATAGATCAGATGCAGATATATCAGTAGTGAGCAGAGGTACAAGAAGGAAGAAATTCATCAGGTGTTACAAATGTCACAGACCAGGGCACATTCAGAGATTTTGTAGAACCCCCGATATTTTCAGCCTGATACCGGATGATAAAAGTATATCCACCCAGGACAAGGAAAACATACCACAGGCGCCTAATGTAATGGATAACAGCCTTGGGGAGTCAGGAAATGCTGAGGGGCAAAAGGAGGAGATTACAGATAACAATGGCCCCCACCAGCCGAATAGCCAGCAGCCATGGGGGACGAGCATACCAATGTTTGCACCCTGGGCTAATCTTCCATTTTGGCTGGTATGCAGTTGGTCCGAAATAGCATTACCATTTTTCATAAAAAATATGGCAAACTTTGTGAGCAATGCCTGCTTAGTTTAGGAAGAATATGGGACTTATATTCTAGCCGTACAGATAACAGGACAAGGCTTAGAGAATAAGGATTTGACTGTAATAATTGTGTATAATAATTGTCTTTGTGTTTCTTTTTCAGGAGCCACTAAAGGCAGCTTAGTCATGCTGGCTTAAGACTAATGTTTTTGCTTTGTTCACAGGTTTTAGGTGGAGTGGTACTGACTACATTTAGTTAAGCATTAGTTAGATCAATTTAAAAAGGTCTTCATAGTCACCACGTGGTATCATGAGCTCAATAATTAGTAATTGTTTGCAAACAATTAAATAACAGTCAGGCATTTGTTGGTTAAAACAATCATGTATACTGTACCTTTGTGATGTGAATGTATTttttgtctcccccccccccccccatgactttTTGTGTTTTAGGTGTAAATAGCATTTGCTCTTTCAATGGACCTCACAGGAAGATGTCTTTTTTCACACACTAGAACAAAAGTTGAGTTGGGAGATGGTGTTAGTATgtgtctgtctgtgagtgatgtgTTAAGGGCcagcagaattattatttttttatgtgatttttttattttctacctGTGCATTTGTTTTCCTTGTTAATATTTTTAAATTaacaagttttatttattttttatttttatatacagacCTACTTCTTGGGTAGGCTCTAAACTTCAAAGTTGTTCACCAGATTGGTCATGTTCTAGTTAGTATGGTACCAGTGTAGTATGGTACCAAATGGGGGAATGTGTTTGAAAGAATTATAATTACACTaagaagccatgttttttttgtttgtttttattttgtttttgtgtggtttaCAAATACCCCCCAGCTAGGATGGAGTTAGATTACCGCCCCTAGGCATATTAGTGAGGTTACATGTAGGTGTAGAAAGGTATTGACTGCTAAGAATAATGATACTGCTCTTGATTTTTATTTCCAGGATCCATAATGAGGCGAAATTACATATCCAAATTTGGGACCCTGGAGAAGTAGCATCAGCCCAATATTGTGGTGGCAATTGGACTACATTCGTAGCGTTCATCTTGTACATAGTTATTGATAGATCTTAGACACTGCTTAACAAAAAAAGAGTGACTGGTATTTTTTGCGAGGTGTGGCATTATTTGAAACAAGATGACAGTGCCCCATTTAAATGCGCACAGACATCAGCTAGAAGTCTGCATGGGGGAAGGCCTGCCATGGACAATAGAAGAACACATGTGGTTGTTTTGCATAAATTCAACATATTGCTGAGatctttttgttttcttgtttCCTCTTACTTGCACCATTAAATCAGTGAGTGGAAAATGAAGGAAGCAGAAGTTCCTATCAATATATAAGCCATACTGAAGTTCTAAAAACTAATTGTCCGTAGTCTGATATGGCCATGTCTATTCAAACTTCTTGAATAGCCAGATAATAGGTCTCTTGCAGCacctattatacaggggtaagaaGGCAGAATGACCAACAAGAAAAATTATTCAGCCTTCTGGAAATTGTTAATGTGTATGACAGACATTTGTAGCATGTGGTTGGTGATTAATTTACTCAAATGGTGTACTCGATTATCATGAATGAGGCCTGAATTTTCACATGTCTAGTTTAAAATCATGCAGagtacggcattatgggtgaaagTCCAAGGTTTCACTTTATGCGTAATGACCAACATAGAGCACAACGTACATTAGAATCACCTGTATTAGACATATATACATCTATCATGTATCTTTTGATTTTTAATTGTTATTGTATGAGATCTTGTGAGAAGTAGAATTCAGCTGGATTGGACCTTTGCAATGCACAGACTGTCACATAGTGCTAAAGTGGGCTTGCCCATATTCCAGTTATATAAGGCAGCTGACAAGCAAGATTAGTTGGTAGTTAAATGACAATCTGGTTAAGGGATCGAGTCAATTAGCATGGTgtaatgttatatactgtatgtgatatcAATGTAGGATATGTAGATTTTCCTGTGATTATCATGAGGGATATTGGTgacttgttatttatttattaatatctaTAATGAATAGCGTGTGACTGTTGAATGAATGGGTTCCTGCTCTGTCTATGACTGCCCATGTTGACGAAGAAACTGTCTCAGAAGAAAGGCCGCAATGCCGGAAAGTTTGCAGGACTAGAGTAATGCAGATATCAAGTTTCTGTGGTTTATATTTTGATTGTGTGTGCCAATAGGCACAAGACCAGGGAATGTTGGAACCGATAAAATTGACATCTATGATACAGCTTTGATGCAAAGATGTTCCTTGATATCTTGAACTGAATAGGCTCGGGTCTGctgaatatgcaaatgaggaccaTCAAAGGGTACTTGGGGCAGGACACTGATGAAAGGAAGATCTGCCAGGACTGTCACATCCTGGGGAAAGCCCGACCCCCTGCTGGTATTTACTGCCCACACCTGTTTCAGCAAGGACATACATGCTGGGATGGGGGCAGGGGTATATGATATAACTTTCTTCCTGTGTAATTACCTGCACTAACCTAGCTCACAAATAGGAGCAATGGTGACCTTAGTGACCTCTGGGACAAGACAAGTCTTCCTGGACTCTACAATTAAGAATGTGATTCGCTGAGACCTGCTGGAGAGGAGTGTTCTGAGTACAGAGAAAAGCCCATGGCATGTGTGACTGAGAGAGCGAATGGTGTAGCTAGCTCAAGGACCCTGACCCCCTCCAATCCCCTCTCCCATTCACTTAATTATATTTAGAATGTAGGTATATCCCCATTTGTAAATAAATCCAACACTTAAGATACAGTTGTTCTTCAGTAATTTAAGGCACCCGTAAAGCAGAGCACATTCTACACCCCCtatacatttgaaatacagccattttgtgcaaagatatatttactgcaggcctacactgatttagggcgtgtgtgatccccccctatacatacaggagtttgaattaggcatttgaaatacagccatttgaaatgcagccattttgtgcaaagatatatttacttcaggcctacactggttcagggcgtgtgtgatcccccctatttatacaggggtttgaattaggcatttgaaatacagccatttgaaatgcagccattttgtgcaaagatatatttacttcaggcctacactggttcagggcgtgtgtgatcccccctatttatacaggggtttgaattaggcatttgaaatacagccatttgaaatacagccattttgtgcaaagatatatttacttcagacctacactggttcagggcgtgtgtgatcccccctatacatacaggggttggaattaggcatttgaaatacagccatttgaaatacagccattttgtgcaaagatatatttacttcaggcctacagaggttcaggccctctgagataccacctctacatacaggggtttgaattaggcatttgaaatacagccattttgtgcaaagatatatttacttcaggcctacagaggttcaggccctctgagataccacctctacatacaggggtttgaattaggcatttgaaatacagccatttcaaatacagccattttgtgcaaagatatatttacttcaggcctacactggttcagggcgtgtgtgattcccCCTATAAATACAGTGGTTtgtattaggcatttgaaatacagccatttcaaatacagccattttgtgcaaatatatatttacttcgggcctacagaggttcaggccctctgagataccacctctacatacaggggtttgaattaggcatttgaaatacagacatttcaaatacagccattttgtgcaaagatatatttactgcaggcctacactggt includes:
- the LOC120979819 gene encoding posterior protein-like, which produces MELAYSYVKKYASAKYHSCADEPLKSQVNVLLSQCQQHNDKLQSRPLTKKGEGTSVLTIHEKLTLCQILGESNTLESPVCLSNKFEAIVQKYTLTDKDACSLLRAWVPAPLAAQVSAYENDNLDAEGRMKELQRVLKSRDDRGINALQRMRFRRGDDPILFCNQYLSLYRSVYNCPDMSADDSGFIYSMANICYVNYPNRIALRNANLYQSFINILRDWCEESSDGYRSDADISVVSRGTRRKKFIRCYKCHRPGHIQRFCRTPDIFSLIPDDKSISTQDKENIPQAPNVMDNSLGESGNAEGQKEEITDNNGPHQPNSQQPWGTSIPMFAPWANLPFWLVCRATKGSLVMLA